In the Streptomyces sp. 840.1 genome, one interval contains:
- the bioB gene encoding biotin synthase BioB yields MDLLNTLAEKGLRRELPTREEALAVLATPDDDLLDVVAAAGKVRRQWFGRRVKLNYLVNLKSGLCPEDCSYCSQRLGSKAEILKYTWLKPDEASKAAAAGVAGGAKRVCLVASGRGPTDRDVDRVSQTIEAIKERHEGVEVCACLGLLSEGQAGRLRSAGADAYNHNLNTSEGTYGEITTTHTYADRVDTVHQAQAAGLSACSGLIAGMGESDSDLVDVVFALRDLDPDSVPVNFLIPFEGTPLAKEWNLTPQRCLRILAMVRFVCPDVEVRLAGGREVHLRSMQPLALHLVNSIFLGDYLTSEGQAGQTDLDMIADAGFEVEGAGTTTLPRHRADAGGGCGSHSDGCGSQSDACGSHSGGCAPCGEASGAEADAADAAAPAEVPAARTDLVSVRRRGAGTDLAPNA; encoded by the coding sequence ATGGACCTCCTGAACACGCTGGCGGAGAAGGGGCTGCGGCGCGAGCTGCCGACCCGTGAAGAAGCGCTCGCCGTACTGGCCACGCCGGACGACGATCTGCTCGACGTGGTGGCCGCGGCCGGAAAGGTGCGCCGCCAGTGGTTCGGGCGGCGCGTGAAGCTCAACTATCTGGTCAATCTGAAGTCGGGGCTCTGCCCGGAGGACTGCTCGTACTGTTCGCAGCGGCTGGGCTCCAAGGCCGAGATCCTCAAGTACACCTGGCTGAAGCCCGACGAGGCCTCGAAGGCGGCCGCCGCGGGCGTGGCGGGCGGCGCCAAGCGCGTCTGTCTGGTGGCCAGTGGCCGTGGTCCGACCGACCGGGACGTCGACCGGGTCTCGCAGACCATCGAGGCGATCAAGGAGCGACACGAGGGCGTCGAGGTCTGCGCCTGTCTCGGCCTGCTCTCCGAGGGTCAGGCCGGCCGGCTGCGATCGGCGGGGGCCGATGCGTACAACCACAACCTGAACACGTCCGAGGGGACGTACGGGGAGATCACGACCACCCACACCTACGCGGACCGGGTGGACACGGTGCACCAGGCGCAGGCGGCCGGGCTCTCCGCCTGTTCGGGGCTGATCGCCGGCATGGGTGAGAGCGACTCCGATCTCGTGGACGTCGTCTTCGCGCTGCGCGACCTCGACCCCGACTCGGTGCCGGTCAACTTCCTGATCCCGTTCGAGGGGACCCCGCTCGCCAAGGAGTGGAACCTGACTCCGCAGCGCTGCCTGCGGATCCTGGCGATGGTGCGGTTCGTCTGCCCGGATGTCGAGGTACGGCTCGCGGGCGGCCGCGAGGTGCATCTGCGTTCGATGCAGCCGCTCGCCCTGCACCTCGTCAACTCGATCTTCCTGGGCGACTATCTGACGAGCGAGGGCCAGGCCGGACAGACCGACCTCGACATGATCGCGGACGCCGGTTTCGAGGTCGAGGGGGCGGGCACGACCACGCTCCCCCGGCACCGGGCAGACGCGGGAGGCGGCTGTGGTTCGCACTCCGACGGGTGCGGTTCGCAGTCGGACGCGTGCGGTTCGCACTCCGGCGGGTGTGCGCCCTGCGGCGAAGCGTCCGGGGCGGAGGCGGATGCCGCCGATGCCGCCGCGCCCGCCGAGGTCCCGGCGGCACGGACGGATCTGGTGTCGGTCCGCCGTCGCGGCGCGGGAACGGATCTCGCACCCAATGCCTGA
- a CDS encoding fic family toxin-antitoxin system, toxin component, with product MNLRIHLSWLLMVAEHKTPGDPQVTDWGALVAAVARHEAEIFGSPVYSDPHSRAASLLQLLLHVPALERSNAMFASAVAYGYLVASGLKVITSPEQVRDLALLVKEGKSDVRAIADELRQWSL from the coding sequence TTGAATCTCCGGATCCATCTTTCCTGGCTGCTCATGGTCGCGGAGCACAAGACGCCCGGCGACCCGCAGGTCACCGACTGGGGCGCACTCGTCGCCGCTGTCGCCCGGCACGAGGCGGAGATCTTCGGCAGCCCCGTCTACAGCGACCCGCACTCGAGAGCCGCATCACTGCTGCAGTTGCTGTTGCACGTGCCCGCGCTGGAACGGTCCAACGCGATGTTCGCCTCCGCCGTGGCCTACGGCTATCTCGTCGCATCGGGGCTGAAGGTCATCACCTCGCCCGAGCAGGTGCGCGATCTGGCGCTACTGGTCAAGGAGGGCAAGTCGGACGTACGGGCGATCGCCGACGAGCTGCGCCAGTGGAGCCTGTGA
- a CDS encoding GNAT family N-acetyltransferase: MSDLHIRCATPSDIDAVLRFWRTAAEGTSISDDHDGVARLVARDPEALLLAERDGVLVGTVIAGFDGWRCSAYRLAVAPDCRRQGIATALMASAEQRFAGLGGRRVDAMVLEANERAHHTWDAAGYQREDHWRRWVKPLGE; encoded by the coding sequence ATGAGTGATCTCCACATCCGGTGTGCCACCCCCTCGGACATCGACGCCGTGCTGAGGTTCTGGCGTACGGCGGCAGAAGGTACGAGCATCAGCGACGACCACGACGGGGTGGCGCGGCTCGTCGCACGCGACCCCGAGGCCCTGCTCCTCGCGGAGCGTGACGGGGTTCTGGTGGGGACCGTCATCGCCGGTTTCGACGGGTGGCGGTGCTCCGCCTACCGGCTGGCCGTCGCCCCGGACTGCCGCAGGCAAGGCATAGCCACCGCCCTGATGGCCTCGGCCGAGCAGCGGTTCGCCGGCCTCGGCGGGCGGCGCGTCGACGCCATGGTGCTGGAGGCCAACGAGCGCGCGCACCACACCTGGGACGCGGCCGGCTATCAGCGCGAGGACCACTGGCGGCGCTGGGTGAAGCCGCTGGGGGAATGA
- a CDS encoding class I SAM-dependent methyltransferase codes for MRLRSTKTPQGPQDAVHHPVFARYYARMSVAAETTAGIAPVRAELLSGLSGRVIEVGAGNGLNFAHYPSTVREVVAVEPERTLRQLAVRSALGAGVPVDVMPGTAEALPVGDGQFDAAVLSLVLCTVRDVRGSLAEIRRVLRPGGELRFFEHVRAGTRGMAAAQRVLDRTVWPLLAGGCHTSRDALAAIEAAGFVVESHRDIRIPETGVRLPTSACVAGVARRPWAAEAEEEEPVRSADH; via the coding sequence ATGCGGTTGCGGAGTACGAAGACGCCCCAGGGCCCCCAGGACGCGGTGCACCATCCCGTCTTCGCCCGCTACTACGCCCGGATGAGCGTGGCCGCGGAGACCACCGCGGGCATCGCGCCGGTCCGGGCGGAGCTGCTGTCCGGTCTCTCGGGCCGGGTCATCGAGGTCGGGGCGGGCAACGGTCTCAACTTCGCCCACTACCCGTCCACGGTCCGCGAGGTGGTGGCGGTCGAACCGGAGCGCACGCTGCGGCAGCTGGCGGTGCGGTCCGCGCTCGGGGCCGGTGTCCCGGTCGATGTCATGCCGGGCACGGCGGAGGCGCTGCCGGTGGGCGACGGGCAGTTCGACGCCGCCGTCCTCTCGTTGGTGCTGTGCACCGTGCGGGACGTGCGGGGGTCGCTCGCGGAGATCCGGCGGGTCCTGCGGCCCGGCGGCGAGCTGCGCTTCTTCGAACACGTGCGGGCCGGGACCAGGGGCATGGCCGCCGCGCAGCGGGTGCTGGACCGGACCGTGTGGCCGCTGCTCGCCGGTGGCTGTCACACGTCGCGTGACGCGCTGGCAGCGATCGAGGCGGCCGGGTTCGTGGTGGAGTCGCACCGGGACATCCGCATTCCCGAGACCGGTGTCCGGCTGCCCACCTCGGCCTGCGTGGCCGGGGTGGCGCGACGGCCCTGGGCGGCGGAAGCGGAGGAAGAGGAACCGGTGCGGTCAGCGGACCACTGA
- a CDS encoding helix-turn-helix transcriptional regulator yields the protein MQHGPAVRRRKLGEELRSLRHASGLTSRDAAQLLGWHQSKVSRIETGVSGVRPADVTRLLDAYTVEDPQLREVLETLAGSAGGGGAGWWHAYRGLIPPQYRDFISLESQARTARTLETSVVPGLLQTADYARAVTRAALDGLPSGQLDSLVEVRLARQGVLRSEPPLRLSAVLDEAVLRRAIGGRRVMREQLRHLVRLAQLPHVDLQLLPFSVGGYVGLTGPFVIFSFPSTSDLDVVVLDHLTSSLYLERKEDLEAYSSAFRTLQAHALSPEHSLDLIATIDRGGQ from the coding sequence ATGCAGCACGGCCCTGCGGTGCGACGCCGCAAGCTCGGGGAGGAGCTGCGGAGTCTGCGCCACGCGTCCGGACTGACCAGCCGGGACGCCGCGCAACTGCTCGGCTGGCACCAGTCGAAGGTGAGCCGGATCGAGACGGGTGTCAGTGGGGTGCGGCCGGCGGACGTCACCCGGCTGCTGGACGCGTACACCGTCGAGGACCCGCAGTTGCGCGAGGTCCTGGAGACGCTCGCCGGCTCGGCGGGCGGCGGTGGCGCGGGCTGGTGGCACGCCTATCGCGGCCTCATCCCGCCCCAGTACCGAGACTTCATCAGCCTGGAGTCACAGGCGCGCACCGCCCGCACCCTGGAGACATCGGTGGTGCCGGGCCTGTTGCAGACCGCCGACTATGCCCGCGCGGTGACCCGCGCGGCGCTCGACGGGCTGCCTTCCGGCCAGTTGGACTCGCTGGTGGAGGTGCGGCTCGCCCGGCAGGGCGTGCTGCGGAGCGAGCCGCCGCTGAGGCTCAGCGCGGTGCTCGACGAGGCGGTGTTGAGGCGCGCGATCGGCGGCCGGCGGGTCATGCGGGAGCAACTTCGCCATCTCGTCCGGCTGGCCCAGCTTCCGCATGTGGACCTTCAGTTGCTGCCCTTCTCGGTCGGTGGATATGTCGGCCTCACCGGACCTTTCGTAATCTTCTCTTTTCCGAGCACTTCTGATCTAGATGTGGTCGTTCTTGACCACTTGACGAGTAGCCTCTATCTGGAGCGGAAAGAAGACCTCGAGGCGTACAGCTCGGCCTTCCGCACTCTGCAGGCGCACGCGCTGTCGCCGGAGCACTCGTTGGACCTGATCGCCACGATCGACCGCGGCGGTCAGTAA
- the bioD gene encoding dethiobiotin synthase — MSVLVVTGTGTEIGKTIVTAAVAAASAGRRVAVLKPAQTGLAPGEPGDAAEVVRLAGGHVTAVELARFPEPLAPATAARRAGLPPVRPYEVAEAAEKLAAEHDLVLVEGAGGLLVRFDDEGATLADAARLLSAPVLVVTPAGLGTLNSTALTSEALRARGLDCLGVVVGSMPAEPDLAERCNLTDLPVAAGAPLLGVIPAGAGALRPAEFRARAGGWLAAELGGVRPPG; from the coding sequence ATGAGCGTCCTGGTAGTGACGGGCACGGGCACGGAGATCGGCAAGACGATCGTGACCGCAGCCGTGGCGGCGGCCTCGGCCGGGCGCCGGGTGGCCGTGCTCAAACCGGCCCAGACAGGCCTGGCTCCCGGTGAGCCGGGCGATGCCGCCGAGGTCGTACGACTGGCGGGCGGCCATGTGACCGCCGTGGAACTGGCCCGTTTCCCCGAGCCGTTGGCGCCCGCCACGGCAGCCAGACGGGCCGGCCTCCCGCCTGTGCGCCCCTACGAGGTGGCGGAGGCGGCCGAGAAGCTGGCGGCCGAGCACGATCTCGTCCTGGTCGAGGGCGCGGGCGGGCTGCTCGTACGGTTCGACGACGAGGGGGCCACCCTGGCGGACGCGGCACGGCTGCTTTCCGCGCCGGTCCTGGTGGTGACACCCGCCGGACTCGGCACCCTCAACTCCACGGCGCTGACCTCGGAGGCGCTGCGTGCCCGTGGTCTCGACTGCCTCGGGGTGGTGGTCGGCAGCATGCCCGCCGAGCCGGATCTGGCGGAGCGCTGCAACCTGACGGATCTCCCGGTGGCCGCGGGTGCACCGCTGCTGGGCGTGATCCCGGCGGGTGCGGGCGCGCTGCGGCCTGCGGAGTTCCGTGCGCGGGCCGGTGGCTGGCTGGCCGCCGAGCTGGGCGGGGTCCGTCCGCCGGGCTGA
- a CDS encoding 8-amino-7-oxononanoate synthase has product MPFAPFDWMDDEARRRADTGLVRTLRPRTAESELLDLASNDYLGLTRHPEVTGAAADAARRWGAGATGSRLVTGSTALHAELEQELADFCGFEAALVLSSGYAANLAALTALTGRGALIVSDAGNHASIVDGCRLSRAETAVVPHADPEAVRKTLHAHDGRALAVTDSVFSVDGDAAPLAALAEVCRDGGAGLLVDDAHGLGVLGEGGRGALAATGLAGAEGVVGTLTLSKSLGSQGGAVLGSARVIDHLVNTARTFIFDTGLAPAAAGAALGSLRLLRREPERAGRARTVATALYEQLTEAGLTAVRPDAAVVSVRAPSADAAVRWAADCRAAGMAVGCFRPPSVPDGISRLRLTARADLTDEQIATAVATVRRTAPEA; this is encoded by the coding sequence ATGCCCTTCGCCCCGTTCGACTGGATGGACGACGAGGCCCGCCGCCGCGCGGACACCGGACTCGTCCGGACGCTCCGGCCCCGGACCGCGGAATCGGAACTGCTGGATCTCGCCAGCAACGACTACCTCGGCCTGACCAGACACCCGGAAGTGACCGGTGCGGCGGCCGATGCCGCCCGTCGCTGGGGTGCCGGGGCCACCGGCTCCCGGCTCGTGACCGGTTCCACCGCGCTGCACGCCGAGCTCGAACAGGAACTGGCCGATTTCTGCGGTTTCGAGGCGGCCCTCGTGCTGTCCTCCGGCTACGCGGCCAACCTGGCCGCCCTCACCGCGCTCACCGGCCGGGGCGCCCTGATCGTGTCGGACGCGGGCAACCACGCCTCGATCGTCGACGGCTGCCGGCTCTCCCGGGCCGAGACCGCCGTCGTGCCGCACGCCGACCCCGAGGCCGTGCGCAAGACCCTGCACGCGCACGACGGACGGGCGCTGGCGGTCACCGACTCGGTCTTCTCCGTCGACGGCGACGCCGCGCCGCTGGCCGCACTCGCCGAGGTCTGCCGTGACGGGGGCGCTGGGCTGCTCGTCGACGACGCGCACGGCCTTGGCGTCCTCGGCGAAGGCGGACGCGGCGCGCTCGCGGCAACCGGCCTCGCGGGCGCGGAGGGCGTGGTCGGCACGCTCACCCTCTCCAAGTCCCTGGGCAGCCAGGGCGGCGCGGTCCTCGGCTCGGCCCGGGTCATCGACCACCTGGTCAACACCGCCCGCACGTTCATCTTCGACACCGGGCTCGCCCCGGCCGCCGCCGGTGCCGCACTCGGCAGCCTGCGGCTGCTGCGCCGCGAACCGGAACGAGCGGGCCGGGCCCGTACGGTCGCCACCGCACTGTACGAACAGCTGACCGAGGCCGGTCTGACCGCCGTACGGCCGGACGCCGCCGTGGTCTCGGTACGCGCGCCCTCGGCCGACGCCGCGGTCCGCTGGGCGGCCGACTGCCGTGCGGCGGGTATGGCGGTCGGGTGCTTCCGGCCGCCCTCGGTACCGGACGGCATTTCCCGGCTGCGGCTGACGGCCCGCGCCGATCTGACGGACGAGCAGATCGCGACCGCGGTCGCGACCGTACGGCGGACCGCCCCCGAAGCCTGA
- a CDS encoding DUF397 domain-containing protein, translating to MSDCLAQHALRWRRSSRSTGMNNCVETAAFGGGRLAVRDSKDVSRPPLQFTTAAWTSFVTGLSPDPAR from the coding sequence ATGTCGGATTGCCTCGCACAGCACGCGTTACGTTGGCGGCGCAGCAGCCGCAGCACCGGAATGAACAACTGCGTGGAAACCGCAGCGTTCGGCGGCGGGCGGCTCGCCGTTCGCGACTCCAAGGATGTGTCCAGGCCACCGCTGCAGTTCACGACTGCGGCGTGGACCTCCTTCGTCACCGGTCTGAGCCCCGACCCGGCCCGCTGA
- a CDS encoding hemolysin family protein, with the protein MTEVLLLLVAVLLSLACGAFVAAEFSLTTVERGQLERAVEQGERGASSAMKAVRSLTFQLSGAQLGITVTNLVVGMLSEPSIAKLIRGPIEAVGLSPGVSSSVALVIGTALSTVFLMVVGELVPKNWAISSPLAVAKAVATPQRVFTALFRPFISHLNNTANRIVRRVGLEPAEELATARSPQELVALARHSAKAGALEADTAELFVRTLNLAELTAENVMTPRVQVTALEVRATAEDVANATRATGLSRFPVYRGSLDTVVGVAHIKDVLAIPAEQRPRKRIGDMLREPLLVPETLTVDRLLDRLSGKLAMAVVIDEYGGTAGVVTLEDIVEEVVGEVRDEHDPHETPDLAPAGEDADGRTLWSADGAARTDQLERIGLRVPDGPYETLAGLIASEVGRIPAVGDSVEFAGWRLDVVDASGRRAARALLHAPLPGSDEPSEDDR; encoded by the coding sequence ATGACCGAAGTGCTTCTGCTGCTCGTGGCGGTACTGCTCTCCCTTGCCTGCGGCGCCTTCGTCGCGGCGGAGTTCTCCCTGACCACAGTCGAACGCGGCCAGCTCGAACGGGCCGTCGAGCAGGGTGAACGTGGCGCGTCGAGCGCCATGAAGGCCGTACGCAGCCTCACCTTCCAGCTCTCCGGGGCCCAGCTGGGCATCACCGTCACCAACCTGGTGGTCGGCATGCTCTCCGAACCCTCGATCGCGAAACTCATCCGGGGGCCCATCGAGGCCGTCGGGCTGTCCCCCGGCGTGTCGTCGTCCGTGGCGCTCGTCATCGGTACGGCCCTGTCCACCGTGTTCCTGATGGTCGTCGGCGAGCTCGTCCCGAAGAACTGGGCGATCTCCTCGCCGCTGGCGGTCGCGAAGGCCGTGGCCACCCCGCAGCGGGTCTTCACCGCCCTCTTCCGGCCCTTCATCAGCCACCTCAACAACACCGCCAACCGGATCGTGCGCCGGGTCGGGCTCGAACCCGCCGAGGAACTGGCGACGGCCCGCAGCCCCCAGGAGCTGGTGGCCCTGGCCCGGCACTCCGCCAAGGCCGGCGCCCTGGAGGCGGACACCGCCGAACTCTTCGTCCGCACCCTCAACCTCGCGGAGCTCACCGCGGAGAACGTGATGACCCCGCGGGTCCAGGTCACCGCCCTGGAGGTGCGGGCCACGGCCGAGGACGTCGCGAACGCCACCCGGGCGACCGGCCTGTCCCGGTTCCCCGTGTACCGGGGCAGCCTCGACACCGTCGTCGGAGTCGCCCACATCAAGGACGTGCTGGCGATCCCCGCCGAGCAGCGGCCCCGTAAGCGGATCGGCGACATGCTGCGCGAGCCGCTGCTCGTGCCGGAGACGCTCACCGTGGACCGGTTGCTCGACCGCCTCTCCGGCAAGCTCGCGATGGCGGTCGTCATCGACGAGTACGGCGGCACCGCCGGTGTGGTGACGCTGGAGGACATCGTCGAGGAGGTCGTCGGCGAGGTGCGGGACGAACACGACCCGCACGAGACGCCGGACCTCGCGCCCGCCGGTGAGGACGCAGACGGCCGCACCCTGTGGTCGGCCGACGGCGCGGCCAGGACCGACCAGCTGGAGAGGATCGGACTGCGCGTGCCGGACGGACCGTACGAGACCCTCGCCGGGCTGATCGCCTCGGAGGTGGGCCGGATCCCCGCCGTCGGTGACTCGGTCGAGTTCGCCGGCTGGCGGCTCGATGTGGTGGACGCCTCGGGGCGCCGCGCCGCGAGGGCGCTGCTGCACGCGCCGCTGCCCGGCTCCGACGAGCCGTCGGAGGACGACCGATGA
- a CDS encoding ATP-binding protein, with amino-acid sequence MADHQEASVTLPSEPVSVSAARRYVARVLAEWGLSDGSEAADTVRLIVSELTTNAVQHTFGQSPTFTVDLRLEREEQLHLGVTDSHPRWPQRLPAAVQQDNGRGMVIIRSLAKEYGGRLTVTPTADGGKTVWIALPWSVPVQT; translated from the coding sequence ATGGCGGACCATCAAGAGGCGAGCGTCACGCTGCCGAGCGAGCCGGTTTCGGTCTCCGCGGCCCGCAGGTACGTGGCCCGGGTATTGGCCGAATGGGGACTGTCGGACGGGAGCGAGGCCGCCGACACCGTCCGGCTGATCGTCTCGGAGCTCACGACCAACGCCGTCCAGCACACGTTCGGCCAGTCGCCGACCTTCACCGTCGATCTCCGCCTGGAGCGCGAGGAGCAACTGCACCTCGGAGTGACGGACAGTCACCCCCGCTGGCCCCAGCGACTGCCTGCCGCCGTTCAGCAGGACAACGGGCGCGGCATGGTGATCATCCGCTCGCTGGCCAAGGAGTACGGTGGCCGGCTGACCGTCACACCCACCGCCGACGGCGGCAAGACCGTCTGGATCGCGCTCCCCTGGAGCGTCCCCGTCCAGACCTGA
- a CDS encoding cytochrome P450 codes for MSTTFRSRITARFGRSYLARIQKHGIGSSTIRLLPEDLLMLLRRDGLDPVRELAGARATAPVSRVSLPFGMDAWVVTGYEESKAVLGSAEGFSTDFAHLATNAGIAAEQSPGGLGFSDPPVHTRLRRILTPEFTMRRLRRLAPRIDAIVGERLAAMESVRGPVDLVHEFALPIPSLTICELLGVPYEDRNDFQQLAMDRFDLFGGTTAPFGAMSASLDYFREVVRAQRAKPGDGLLGMIVREHGDSVDDEELAGLADGVLTGGFETTASTIALGSLVLLRNEDVLTRLREDDTTTAPFVEEVLRYLSAVQMAFPRFARRDIEIAGVVIPRGDMVLCSLSGANRDASYVMDDGRFDLDRATPSGHLAFGHGIHRCIGAELARMELRSAYPALARRFPGMRLAVPPQDLAFRKLSIVYGIESLPVHLR; via the coding sequence TTGAGTACGACGTTCCGTTCTCGTATCACCGCCAGGTTCGGCCGCAGCTACCTGGCCAGGATTCAGAAGCACGGAATCGGGTCCTCCACGATCAGGCTGCTGCCCGAGGATCTCCTGATGCTGCTGCGCAGGGACGGCCTGGATCCGGTCCGGGAACTGGCCGGGGCGCGGGCCACCGCGCCGGTGTCCAGGGTCTCGCTGCCGTTCGGCATGGACGCCTGGGTGGTCACCGGATACGAGGAGTCGAAGGCCGTGCTCGGCTCCGCCGAGGGGTTCAGCACGGACTTCGCCCACCTCGCCACGAACGCCGGGATAGCCGCCGAGCAGAGTCCCGGCGGACTGGGGTTCAGCGATCCGCCCGTGCACACCCGGCTGCGCCGCATCCTCACACCCGAGTTCACCATGCGCCGGCTGCGCCGGCTGGCCCCGCGGATCGACGCCATCGTCGGGGAACGGCTGGCCGCGATGGAGTCCGTGCGGGGCCCGGTCGATCTGGTGCACGAGTTCGCGCTGCCCATCCCCTCCCTCACGATCTGCGAACTGCTCGGCGTGCCCTACGAGGACCGCAACGACTTCCAGCAGCTGGCGATGGACCGCTTCGACCTCTTCGGGGGGACGACAGCGCCCTTCGGCGCCATGTCCGCGTCCCTGGACTACTTCAGGGAGGTCGTCAGGGCGCAGCGCGCCAAGCCGGGCGACGGCCTGCTCGGCATGATCGTGCGCGAGCACGGCGACAGCGTCGACGACGAGGAACTCGCGGGCCTCGCCGACGGCGTGCTCACCGGCGGGTTCGAGACGACAGCCAGCACGATCGCGCTCGGCTCGCTCGTCCTGCTGCGGAACGAGGACGTGCTCACCCGGCTGCGCGAGGACGACACGACGACCGCGCCGTTCGTCGAAGAGGTGCTGCGCTACCTCTCCGCCGTACAGATGGCCTTCCCCCGGTTCGCCCGCCGGGACATCGAGATAGCCGGGGTCGTCATTCCGCGCGGGGACATGGTCCTCTGTTCGCTGAGCGGCGCCAACCGGGACGCGTCGTACGTGATGGACGACGGCCGCTTCGACCTGGACCGCGCCACCCCCTCAGGGCACCTCGCCTTCGGCCACGGCATCCACCGGTGCATAGGCGCCGAACTGGCCCGGATGGAGCTGCGGTCGGCCTACCCGGCGCTGGCCCGGCGGTTTCCCGGTATGCGGCTCGCCGTGCCGCCGCAGGACCTCGCCTTCCGCAAGCTGTCGATCGTCTACGGCATCGAGTCCCTGCCGGTGCACCTGCGCTGA
- a CDS encoding adenosylmethionine--8-amino-7-oxononanoate transaminase, with protein sequence MPEPLSPAALRDLDRAHVWHPYGPMPGRQEPLVVESASGVRLRLAEPAHGQRELVDGMSSWWSAVHGYNHPVLNEAARGQLDRMSHVMFGGLTHEPAVRLAARLVEITPEPLRHVFLADSGSVSVEVAVKMCLQYWRSAGRPAKQRLLTWRGGYHGDTWQPMSVCDPEGGMHELWSGALPRQVFADEPPAGFDAEPDAAYVTHLRELIAHHADELAAVIVEPVVQGAGGMRFHSPGYLRVLREACDANGVLLVFDEIATGFGRTGKLFAAGHAGVSPDVMCVGKALTGGYLTMAATLCTSEVAEGISRGEVPVLAHGPTFMGNPLASAVACASIELLLGQDWEQEVKRIEAGLRDGLAAAAELPGVRDVRVLGAIGVVQLDHEVDMAAATRAAVREGVWLRPFRDLVYTMPPYVTGDDDVARICRAVCAAAREG encoded by the coding sequence ATGCCTGAGCCGCTCTCCCCCGCCGCTCTGCGCGACCTGGACCGGGCCCACGTCTGGCACCCCTACGGCCCGATGCCGGGCCGCCAGGAGCCGCTGGTCGTGGAGTCCGCGTCCGGGGTACGGCTCCGGCTCGCCGAACCGGCCCACGGACAGCGCGAGCTGGTCGACGGCATGTCGTCCTGGTGGTCGGCGGTGCACGGCTACAACCATCCGGTGCTCAACGAGGCGGCCCGGGGCCAGCTGGACCGGATGAGCCATGTGATGTTCGGCGGGCTCACCCATGAGCCCGCCGTGCGGCTGGCGGCCCGGCTGGTCGAGATCACCCCTGAGCCGCTGCGGCACGTGTTCCTCGCCGACTCCGGCTCGGTCTCGGTCGAGGTCGCCGTGAAGATGTGCCTCCAGTACTGGCGTTCGGCCGGCCGGCCCGCGAAGCAGCGGCTGCTGACCTGGCGCGGGGGGTACCACGGTGACACCTGGCAGCCCATGTCGGTGTGCGACCCCGAGGGCGGCATGCACGAACTGTGGTCGGGGGCGCTGCCGCGACAGGTCTTCGCGGACGAACCCCCGGCCGGCTTCGACGCGGAACCGGACGCCGCGTACGTGACGCATCTGCGCGAACTGATCGCGCACCACGCCGATGAGCTGGCCGCGGTGATCGTGGAACCGGTGGTTCAGGGGGCCGGCGGGATGCGGTTCCACTCGCCGGGCTATCTGCGCGTGCTGCGTGAGGCGTGCGACGCCAACGGTGTACTCCTGGTGTTCGACGAGATCGCCACCGGATTCGGCCGCACGGGCAAGCTCTTCGCCGCTGGACACGCCGGGGTCTCGCCCGATGTGATGTGCGTGGGCAAGGCCCTGACCGGCGGTTATCTGACGATGGCCGCGACGCTCTGCACGAGCGAGGTGGCCGAGGGCATCTCGCGCGGCGAGGTGCCGGTGCTCGCCCACGGCCCCACGTTCATGGGCAACCCGCTCGCCTCGGCGGTCGCCTGTGCCTCCATCGAGCTGCTGCTCGGCCAGGACTGGGAGCAGGAGGTCAAGCGGATCGAGGCGGGGCTGCGCGACGGCCTGGCCGCCGCCGCAGAACTGCCCGGAGTCCGCGACGTGCGGGTGCTCGGTGCCATCGGCGTCGTCCAGCTCGACCACGAGGTGGACATGGCGGCGGCGACGCGGGCGGCGGTGCGCGAGGGCGTGTGGCTGCGGCCGTTCCGCGATCTCGTCTACACCATGCCGCCGTACGTGACCGGCGACGACGATGTGGCACGGATCTGCCGCGCGGTGTGCGCGGCTGCGCGGGAGGGTTGA